Proteins encoded together in one Coffea arabica cultivar ET-39 chromosome 2c, Coffea Arabica ET-39 HiFi, whole genome shotgun sequence window:
- the LOC113725747 gene encoding histone H2B, protein MAPKAEKKPAEKKPAAEKAPAAEKAPAEKKPKAGKKLPKEGGAAAGDKKKKRVKKSSETYKIYIFKVLKQVHPDIGISSKAMGIMNSFINDIFEKLAQEASRLARYNKKPTITSREIQTAVRLVLPGELAKHAVSEGTKAVTKFTSS, encoded by the coding sequence ATGGCACCAAAGGCGGAGAAGAAGCCGGCTGAGAAGAAGCCCGCGGCCGAGAAAGCCCCAGCAGCCGAGAAGGCTCCGGCAGAGAAGAAGCCAAAGGCCGGGAAGAAACTCCCGAAGGAAGGCGGAGCCGCTGCTGGCgacaaaaagaagaagagagtcAAGAAGAGCAGCGAGACCTACAAGATCTACATCTTCAAGGTGCTAAAACAAGTCCATCCCGACATCGGGATCTCCAGCAAGGCCATGGGTATCATGAACAGCTTCATCAATGATATTTTCGAGAAATTGGCTCAGGAGGCTTCCAGGCTCGCCAGGTACAACAAGAAGCCGACGATTACGTCGAGGGAGATTCAGACTGCTGTGAGACTTGTACTTCCCGGTGAATTGGCCAAGCACGCCGTCTCCGAAGGCACCAAGGCTGTTACCAAATTCACTAGCTCTTGA
- the LOC113725746 gene encoding uncharacterized protein — protein MKMALSSSSTHWSSLSSRFRYPRLSARVLSSLTDDSSKSSVRISADSAAPKARFVARRRESVSVRQLQRPLGEYMSLPASQYSVLDAERIERVDDSTFRCYVYRFKFFAFEVCPVLLVRVEEQPDGCCIKLLSCKLEGSPIVVAQNNKFDASMENKIKYDTSKSEVPVQQLTSDAVIEVSIEIPFPFQALPKAAIESTGTQVLGQVLRIMLPRFMAQLVKDYHAWASGDTSRQPLGTGKI, from the exons aTGAAGATGGCTTTGAGTTCATCTTCAACGCATTGGAGCTCGCTTTCGTCCCGGTTTAGATACCCTAGGTTATCTGCCCGAGTACTCTCCAGTTTAACTGACGATTCGTCGAAATCTTCAGTTCGCATTTCAGCTGATTCTGCTGCTCCAAAGGCTCGATTTGTGGCAAGGCGGAGGGAGTCCGTCTCCGTCCGACAGCTCCAACGTCCTCTGG GCGAGTATATGAGCTTGCCTGCTAGTCAGTACTCGGTGTTGGATGCGGAGAGGATAGAAAGAGTAGATGATAGCACCTTCAGGTGTTATGTTTACAGATTTAAGTTCTTTGCATTTGAAGTTTGCCCTGTGTTGTTAGTCAGAGTGGAGGAGCAGCCTGATGGTTGTTGTATTAAGCTGTTGTCTTGCAAG CTTGAGGGTTCGCCAATTGTGGTAGCGCAGAACAACAAATTTGATG CTTCTATGGAGAATAAAATCAAGTATGATACCTCAAAAAGCGAAGTACCAGTGCAGCAACTTACCTCAGATGCAGTTATTGAG GTAAGCATTGAGATCCCTTTTCCCTTTCAAGCACTTCCAAAAGCAGCAATTGAATCGACTGGCACCCAGGTCCTAGGACAAGTTCTAAGGATCATGCTTCCCCGGTTTATGGCCCAG